Proteins found in one Triticum aestivum cultivar Chinese Spring chromosome 4D, IWGSC CS RefSeq v2.1, whole genome shotgun sequence genomic segment:
- the LOC123098935 gene encoding scarecrow-like protein 34, with amino-acid sequence MVPIDSNSYCTMYMLASHGMDGVGNETSSPNPRYCHCTIRNSIHSTMFATPEELLGLAEPAPLSPSLFLDLPPTTHGDSQNDLALEYISRVLTEEDIVDKFFYQYPDHPKLLQAEQPFAEILANTSPAADQDSFADSTSILMPSQGNNTDVMVSGCQVQDPALLNCTGTVEPNSMVFPSESSTSMNMLSSMSMAFFNGMEDANRFLPADDVMVDGRGRKKRSDMDGETEAGLGRSSKQIVVMLHSALEEEEEEEATALEMLDRLILNGYEASPSEMQEVVRVTWEDKEDKAARQSISRRGRCAARHTMVTDLETLLTRCAEAVASSDVCGASKLLERIKCHSSPRGDARQRLAHYFAQGLEARLAGTGSRLYRSLMGKRTSAVELIRAYHLHTAASCSIKVGLLFSTNTIYKAVAGRRKLHIVHYGISTGFQWPDLLRLLANREGGPPEVRITGINTPQPGPCPAALMEEAGHRLNNYASQFGVPFKFRAIASKLEDVRAEDLHIDPDEVLAVSSLYEFRTLMDESLTSDMLSPRDMVLNTIRKMRPSVFVSSVVNGPYSAAFFMTRFRHALYYFSALFDMMETTVPWDSDKRLLVEQEILARSAINRIACEGADRVERPQNYKEWQTRNQRAGLRQLPLDPDIVMMLKDEVKNRYHKHFMICEDHRWLLQGWKGRVLYAHSTWAAGDATGSLV; translated from the coding sequence ATGGTTCCAATTGACAGCAACTCGTACTGTACGATGTACATGTTGGCTTCACATGGAATGGATGGAGTAGGAAATGAGACATCCTCTCCAAATCCAAGATATTGTCACTGCACCATCAGGAACAGCATACACTCCACTATGTTTGCCACACCGGAGGAGTTGTTGGGCCTCGCCGAGCCTGCACCATtgtccccctccctcttcctcgaCCTTCCTCCAACGACCCATGGTGACTCACAGAATGACCTGGCCCTGGAATACATTTCGCGCGTgctcacagaggaggacatcgtcGATAAGTTCTTCTACCAGTACCCTGACCACCCGAAGCTCCTGCAGGCCGAGCAGCCCTTCGCCGAGATCCTCGCCAACACCTCACCCGCCGCCGACCAGGACTCCTTTGCCGACTCCACCTCCATATTGATGCCCAGCCAAGGAAACAACACAGACGTCATGGTTTCCGGGTGCCAGGTACAGGATCCAGCCTTATTGAACTGCACAGGCACAGTGGAGCCCAATAGTATGGTGTTTCCCAGCGAGAGCAGCACCAGCATGAACATGCTATCGAGTATGAGTATGGCTTTCTTCAATGGCATGGAGGACGCCAACAGGTTCTTGCCCGCAGATGATGTGATGGTGGATGGTAGGGGGCGTAAGAAGAGATCTGACATGGATGGTGAGACCGAGGCGGGCTTGGGCAGGAGCAGCAAGCAAATAGTTGTGATGCTGCATAGTGccttggaggaggaggaagaggaggaagccaCCGCGCTGGAGATGTTGGACCGGCTCATCCTCAACGGCTACGAAGCGTCCCCGAGCGAGATGCAGGAGGTAGTACGTGTCACCTGGGAGGACAAGGAGGACAAGGCAGCACGGCAGAGCATCTCCAGGCGTGGGAGGTGCGCGGCGAGGCATACGATGGTGACTGACCTAGAGACTCTGCTGACCCGCTGTGCAGAAGCAGTGGCCAGCAGCGACGTGTGTGGCGCGAGCAAGCTGCTGGAGCGGATCAAGTGTCACTCATCGCCGAGAGGGGACGCTAGGCAGCGGCTGGCGCACTACTTCGCCCAGGGGCTGGAGGCACGGCTGGCTGGCACGGGGAGCCGACTGTACCGATCGCTCATGGGGAAGCGCACCTCAGCCGTGGAGCTCATCAGGGCCTACCATCTGCACACGGCCGCGAGCTGTTCGATCAAGGTGGGGTTGCTCTTTTCCACCAACACCATCTACAAGGCCGTTGCAGGGAGGAGGAAACTGCACATTGTGCACTACGGCATCAGCACCGGGTTTCAGTGGCCGGACTTGCTCCGGTTACTGGCGAATAGGGAGGGCGGGCCACCAGAAGTGAGGATCACCGGCATCAACACCCCTCAGCCCGGGCCCTGTCCGGCTGCACTAATGGAGGAGGCAGGGCACCGGCTCAACAATTACGCAAGTCAGTTTGGCGTGCCATTCAAGTTCCGCGCCATCGCATCCAAGCTGGAGGATGTCCGGGCTGAGGACCTGCACATCGATCCAGATGAGGTCCTGGCCGTGAGCAGCCTATACGAGTTCAGGACCTTGATGGACGAGAGCCTCACCTCTGACATGCTAAGCCCAAGGGACATGGTACTCAACACTATCAGGAAGATGAGGCCGTCTGTGTTCGTCAGTTCCGTTGTCAATGGACCTTACAGTGCGGCGTTCTTTATGACGCGGTTCCGCCATGCGCTCTACTACTTCTCGGCGTTGTTCGATATGATGGAGACCACCGTTCCATGGGACAGCGACAAGAGACTTCTGGTGGAGCAGGAGATACTTGCACGGTCCGCCATAAACAGGATCGCATGTGAAGGCGCAGACCGGGTGGAGCGCCCTCAGAACTACAAGGAGTGGCAGACGCGGAACCAGCGAGCGGGGCTAAGGCAGTTGCCATTGGACCCTGATATTGTTATGATGCTCAAGGACGAAGTGAAGAATCGGTACCACAAGCATTTCATGATCTGCGAGGATCACCGGTGGCTTCTACAAGGATGGAAAGGCCGGGTGCTCTATGCCCACTCCACATGGGCAGCTggtgatgctactggttctctagTGTGA
- the LOC123100523 gene encoding protein STAR1 — translation MTPTSSRTALHAVHARTDDTSREHEHLLDVADGPKIRVRGLRRRSEASGEEVLRGVDLDVPRGAVMGVIGPSGGGKSTLLRALNRLWEPAPGAVALDGADICGIDVLALRRRVGMLFQLPAMFDGTVADNVRYGPQLRGKKLTDAEVEGLLSLADLDPAMSSRPASELSVGQAQRVALARTLANGPEVLLLDEPTSALDPISTQNIAEAIVRLKETRGLTTVIVSHSVKQIQRVADLVCLVVDGEVVEVLAASDLARAKHPVARRFLELS, via the exons ATGACTCCTACGTCCAGTCGCACGGCCTTGCATGCCGTGCACGCACGCACAGATGACACTAGCAGGGAGCATGAGCATCTGCTGGACGTCGCCGACGGGCCCAAGATACGGGtgcgcgggctgcggcggcggtcggaggcgagcggcgaggaggtCCTGCGCGGGGTGGACCTGGACGTGCCGCGCGGGGCGGTGATGGGCGTCATCGGCCCCAGCGGCGGCGGCAAGTCCACGCTGCTCCGCGCGCTCAACCGCCTCTGGGAGCCCGCCCCCGGCGCCGTCGCCCTCGACGGCGCCGACATCTGCGGCATCGACGTCCTCGCGCTCCGGCGCAGGGTCGGCATGCTCTTCCAGCTCCCCGCCATGTTCGACG GGACGGTGGCGGACAACGTGCGGTACGGGCCACAGCTGCGGGGCAAGAAGCTCACGGACGCGGAGGTGGAGGGCCTGCTGAGCCTGGCCGACCTCGACCCCGCCATGTCCTCCAGGCCGGCGTCGGAGCTGTCCGTCGGCCAGGCGCAGCGCGTCGCCCTGGCCCGCACCCTCGCCAACGGCCCGGAGGTGCTGCTGCTGGACGAGCCGACGAGCGCGCTGGACCCGATATCCACGCAGAACATCGCGGAGGCCATCGTGCGGCTCAAGGAGACGAGGGGGCTCACCACGGTGATCGTCTCGCACAGCGTGAAGCAGATCCAGCGGGTCGCCGACCTGGTCTGCCTGGTCGTCGACGGCGAGGTCGTGGAGGTGCTCGCGGCGTCCGACCTGGCTCGGGCCAAGCACCCCGTGGCCCGGCGCTTCCTGGAGCTCAGCTGA
- the LOC123097127 gene encoding GDSL esterase/lipase At4g10955, which yields IASKMDADADADDRFHLSGPTHMIPGAGGVRSLATTTMMIDWDNEEHRRCIAACIVKGTYILEDDRNTCRLLVGEALAPAWWESFHFRIVKVLKDDCGRKGEHKFIFGAIYEHVPPAGAPRHPSAPQYVVALRGTMLRHPDPFKDLWLDLKVMANTLHRCKRSERARAEVEALLGAGCSPVWLTGHSLGASLALDVGRRMMAENGVSLPTFLFNPPQVSPAPVINALHPTEVGKRDLYATSYVLKAGLGLVLSPHRKRMETLFQRLAPWAPRLYVHDRDVVCLGFIDYFQQRQLIQERFRGVARSAMTLSYRDMLFSLVGADKERPHLLPSAMLVKNSSDCDAHGLEQWWKPDGQLNLSATRYSYPGA from the exons ATAGCTTCAAAGatggacgccgacgccgacgccgacgaccGCTTTCATCTATCGGGACCGACGCATATGATCCCGGGAGCCGGCGGCGTCCGTTCTTtagcgacgacgacgatgatgattgaCTG GGACAATGAGGAGCACCGCCGGTGCATCGCCGCCTGCATCGTCAAAGGCACGTACATCCTCGAGGACGACAGGAACACGTGCAGGCTGCTGGTGGGGGAGGCGCTGGCGCCGGCGTGGTGGGAGAGCTTCCACTTCCGCATCGTCAAAGTGCTCAAGGACGACTGCGGCCGCAAGGGGGAGCACAAGTTCATCTTCGGCGCCATCTACGAGCACGTGCCGCCGGCGGGCGCCCCCCGCCACCCTTCGGCTCCGCAGTACGTCGTCGCCCTGCGAGGGACCATGCTGAGGCATCCCGACCCGTTCAAGGACCTGTGGCTCGACCTCAAGGTCATGGCCAACACCCTGCACCGGTGCAAGCGCTCCGAGCGCGCGCGCGCCGAGGTCGAGGCGCTCCTCGGCGCCGGCTGCAGCCCCGTGTGGCTCACGGGGCACTCCCTCGGAGCGTCCCTGGCGCTGGACGTGGGGCGGAGGATGATGGCGGAGAATGGGGTGAGCCTCCCGACCTTCCTCTTCAACCCGCCGCAGGTGTCGCCCGCGCCGGTGATCAACGCGCTGCACCCGACGGAGGTGGGGAAGAGGGACCTGTACGCCACCAGCTACGTCTTGAAGGCCGGCCTCGGGCTGGTCCTCAGCCCCCACCGGAAACGCATGGAGACGCTGTTCCAGAGGCTGGCCCCGTGGGCGCCGCGGCTGTACGTGCACGACAGGGACGTCGTCTGCCTGGGCTTCATCGACTACTTCCAGCAGCGGCAGCTCATTCAGGAGCGCTTCCGCGGCGTGGCCAGGTCGGCCATGACGCTGTCGTACCGTGACATGCTCTTCTCCTTGGTCGGCGCCGACAAGGAGCGGCCGCATCTCCTGCCTTCGGCCATGCTCGTGAAGAACTCCAGCGACTGCGACGCCCACGGGCTCGAGCAATGGTGGAAGCCAGACGGCCAGCTCAACTTGAGCGCCACGCGTTACAGCTATCCTGGAGCTTAA